The following coding sequences are from one Humulus lupulus chromosome X, drHumLupu1.1, whole genome shotgun sequence window:
- the LOC133805470 gene encoding translocon at the outer membrane of chloroplasts 64-like, which yields MFDNDDDNGLCRSGKRDDLLYIQEKLEIVLVSCALSSAQLFLQMFISSFTIDRFDIDGQVTGFGHPDWARTHEAASGTCPVVSTLVEGGATCIGKTVVDELAYGISGENKHYGVPTNPAVPERVPGGSSSGASVAVAAKLVDFSLGIDTIGDVRVPAGFCGVLGFRPSHGAVSQMRIVPVSSRLDTVGWFAMDHTILRRVGHVLLQLPYAPPRNPRQVIIADDCFQLGKIPAERIVQVVIKSTEKIFGRQILKHENLGDYLSSKVPSLKVFQSKQINGQSKTSSLGSLATVMQIFQRHEFRNNHEEWINLAKPVLDPAISSIFQETPDTTGIDVENCKAIRSEMRLALNALLKDEGILVIPTIADPPPKVGGKEILSEQFQSRAFSLLSIASISGCR from the exons ATGtttgataatgatgatgataaTGGATTATGTAGAAGTGGAAAGAGAGATGATTTACTTTACATTCAGGAAAAACTGGA GATAGTTCTTGTTAGCTGTGCATTATCTTCTGCTCAATTGTTTTTGCAAATGTTT ATTTCTTCATTTACAATTGATAGATTTGACATCGATGGACAAGTGACTGGGTTTGGTCATCCAGACTGGGCGAGGACGCATGAAGCAGCTTCTGGAACATGCCCTGTGGTTTCTACTCTTGTTGAAGGAGGAGCCACTTGCATTGGTAAAACTGTGGTAGATGAATTAGCCTATGG TATAAGTGGGGAGAATAAGCATTATGGTGTCCCCACAAATCCCGCTGTGCCTGAAAGAGTACCAGGTGGATCTTCTAGTGGAGCTTCTGTTGCTGTAGCTGCTAAACTTGTTGATTTTTCTTTGG GTATTGATACTATTGGGGATGTCAGAGTACCTGCTggattttgtggtgttttagGATTCCGACCCTCCCATGGAGCTGTTTCTCAGATGCGAATTGTACCTGTCTCATCGAGACTTGATACTGTTG GATGGTTTGCCATGGATCATACTATTCTTCGACGTGTTGGGCATGTGTTGTTGCAACTTCCTTATGCGCCTCCACGCAATCCTAGACAAGTAATTATAGCTGATGATTGCTTTCAACTAGGAAAGATTCCCGCTGAAAGGATTGTTCAAGTTGTTATTAAATCCACGGAGAAGATTTTTGGAA GACAAATATTAAAGCATGAAAATCTTGGAGACTATTTAAGTTCGAAAGTACCAAGCTTGAAAGTTTTCCAAAGCAAGCAAATAAATGGGCAATCAAAAACTTCATCACTTGGGTCCCTTGCAACTGTCATGCAGATTTTTCAAAG ACACGAGTTTAGAAATAATCACGAGGAGTGGATCAACTTGGCGAAGCCTGTTTTGGATCCTGCTATCTCATCGATTTTTCAGGAAACGCCTGATACAACTGGTATTGATGTTGAAAATTGTAAAGCAATTAGGAGCGAGATGCGTTTAGCTCTCAACGCTTTATTGAAG GACGAAGGAATTCTTGTGATACCAACTATTGCTGATCCTCCTCCAAAAGTAGGCGGGAAGGAGATCCTATCTGAGCAGTTCCAGAGCCGTGCATTTAGTCTACTAAGCATTGCTAGCATATCAGGCTGTAGATGA